The genome window TGTTTAAATTTTTCCCGTACTTCATCCAGACTGTACTCGCCTGAAGGCTGCATAAGATTCATCGGTCATCCTCCTTATATAATATTACGTGATTTGAATGACCGATACTACCTTATTTGAATTTGTTTTTCATGCACGCTTGCCGAAAGGACACACAAAAACAAATAAAACCGACTCGGTACGCGATCCCAGGCGGACTGCCAATATACAGGACGTGATGCTGGATTATTTTTTGAATCCTCCTGAACATTTCGACAAGGTATATAAAAATATTTTTTTCAAGGAGGAGGCTGTAAAAAAAGAGGTCATATCACAGAAAGATAACCCGACTAAAAGAGTAAAGAATGAGATAAGTCAATTTAAAATTTTCGGTTCGTATGAAACTTCGGATGATAAGGCTATCTTTTTTGAACGTGGAAAACAGGTGTTGGTGATTAGAAAGGGAGATAAAATAGATGGTAAGTTTCTTGTGGAAAAAATTTCGCAACAGGATGTAAGTTTGAAATCTGAAGAAATAGATGATCGGATGCACATAGATCTGGGGGATTTTTAATTTTAAAACCAAGCCTGGTCCGTATAAGGCATTTTGTGATTAATATGATTATAAAAAAATTCAAGTATAAAAAACCGATATTGATGTTTTTAACAGGTATGCTTTTATTTATAATTGGTTGTTTAGGCAGCAATCAATATATAAAACAGGGGCAGGAAACTGCGGCTGCGGGAGACTGGGACAAAAGCGTGGAGATATTCCAGGAGGCCTGCAAGGCAAACCCGGATGATATTGAGGCCAGGATGATGCTGACTAAATCAAGGTGGAAGGCATCTATGATACATATAATACGAGGAAAAGCATTGCTGGAAAAAAAATTTGTTGATGATGCCATCCTTGAATTCAAAAAAAGCGTTGACTTAAATCCTGATAACCGGAAAGCTGATTTTCTCATTAAAAAGGCTAATAATATAAAAAAATCTGATCAATTTTTTATAGAGGGACAAAACCTGATTAAAGACAGGAAGTACCTGCAGGCAAGAAAAGCCTTTCAAAAAGCCGTTCGACTCAATCCTGAAAATAAAGAGGCTGTAACAGCCCTGGGCTATTATAGGAAACTGGTTGAAGATGCGCCAAAATTCAGATTAAAATATAAATCCGACACCCCTGTTTCTCTTAAGTTTAAACAAACACCGATAATCAATGTATTTGAAGTTTTAACAAAAATAGCCGGAATAAATTTTATTTTTGATAAGGATATGAAGGAAAGTAAGGTTACTCTTTTTATGAATGATGTTTCCTTTGACCGCTTTCTGGAAGTACTGCTGAAAACAAACGATCTTGCTGCAAGAGCAGTTGATGAAAAAACTTTGATTATATATCCGGACACACCTGCCAAGGCCAAAGAATATCAAGATCTTAAGGTTCGAACCTTTTACCTCGCAAACTTAAAAGCCCAAAAGGCTATCGGACTTTTCTCCAAAATCCTGAAAGCCAGGGATATCACGGCAAATGAAAAGTTGAATTCTTTAGTGATACGAGGTTCAAAGGAAGTAATAGAAATTGCATCGAAAATCATCGAAGCCAATGACAGGCTTCCGGCAGAGGTGGTCATGAATGTTGAAATTCTTGAAGTCAGCAAAACCAAGGAGCAACAATTCGGCCTTGAATATTCGGAATCATTCACCATAGGCATAGGAGAAAAAACCGATGGAATTAGCAGCGATACAGGTCTGGTCGGATGGATATCAATGGCTGACCTTGAGAGGCTATCCAATAAAGAGCTGATCATGACAACACCCCAGGCAACATTGAATCTTTTGAAACAGGATACTGATACAAAAATACTTGCAAATCCCCAGCTGCGCGTAAAAAATGCAGAAAAAGCATCAATTCTCATAGGTGAAAGGATTCCCCTGCGAGTCAACCGGCGGGTAGATTCATCAACAGGCGATGTGACTTCCGACTATCAGTATCATGATGTCGGCGTTAAAATGGAAGTCGAGCCAGTTATAAATATGGACGGTGAAATTTCCATGAGCCTCCTGCTCGATGTCAGCTCTCTTGGGCCTAATGTCGGGACTGTAGATGATCCCCAGTATTCAATCAACACCAGGACAGCCCAAAGTGTTCTGACCGTTAAAGACGGAGATAGTGTCATATTTGGCGGCCTGATTAAAGACATAGAACGTGAAACCATACGAAAAGTTCCGTTTATAGGTGATATTCCTGTAATAGGGCATCTCTTTTCCAACCTGGATTCTGATAACATAGAAACAGATATCATTATGGTGATTAAACCGGTAATTATAAGAAACCAGACAGTTCCGCAACATGATATTGTAGAGATGTGGTCCGGAAAAGAAAAAAGTTTTTCATTAAGAGAACCACATGAAAGCTATGCTGCTCAAAATGACAATTATCTGGATAGACCGGAGGAACAGCACCTTGAAAAATTGCTGAGTGATATTAACAAAGTGGTTAATCATGATAAGGCAGAAGTTATAATCGAAAATTAAGGGAAGAAATAGGGTTTGAAAACAATATTAACGTGGTAGATGGAAAATGGATGCTGGCAGAATAAAAGCTGAAACAGGTATTTACGGTATATACGGGATCACCCTGATAGAGCTTATTGTTACGATGGCTATTCTTTCTATTTTGGCAGCCGGGATAATCCCGCTTACCCGGGCAACATATAAAAGAACAAGAGAGCTGGACTTGAAGCAGAATCTAAGGATAATCAGAACCGCCCTTGATGAATATAAACGCTTCGTTGATGAAGGCGAAATCCCCAAAGAGGCTCTTTCAAGCGGTTATCCCAAAACCCTTGAGGAACTGGTAGATGGGGTTGAACTGCAAGGACAGGTAAAGTTTAAAAAAAAATTTTTAAGAAGAATTCCAAAAGATCCATTTTCAGAAGACGGGAGCTGGGGCCTGAGATCATATTTCGATGAACCGGATAGTGAAACCTGGGGAGGACAGGACGTTTATGATATATATTCATTAAGTGATAAACAGGCCATTGACGAAACATGGTACAGGGATTGGTGAAAATGCCAACCATGATGAACCGGAAAGGATATACCCTGATAGAACTCGTGATCGTAATGGCTATCATTGCTATTCTTGCGACTATTGCGCAGCCGAATTATGAAAGATCACGAATAAAGGCAAAAGAAACTTCTCTTCAGCGTTCACTCTTTATCTTTCGCGATGTAATCGATCAGTTTTATGCAGATCACGGTTTATATCCCGAAAATCTTAATGAGCTTTGCGACAAAAAATATATAAGAGCCGTGCCAAAAGACCCTTTTACCGGTTCAGCCGATACCTGGATTATCATACCTCCTGAAGACGCAGAAGAAGAGGGCGGGGGAATTTATGACGTACACAGCGGCAGTGATAAAGTGAGCTTGAGTGGTGTGCCGTATAATGAATGGTGAAAGTTTAAATGTGAAAAGTGCCGGTTTTACATATATCAGTGTATTAATTCTGGTAGTTATTGCAGGAATAGCATTAACCGGCGCAAGCAGGTACTGGAGCATCGCTGTAAAGAGAGACAAAGAGGCCGAACTTCTTTTTCGGGGTGATCAAATAGAAAAAGCTATTGAATCATACTATAACAGCGCTAAGGGCGGGCAGCAAAAATATCCCCGCACCTTAAAAGATCTCCTGAAGGATAACCGGCACCATATAATAAAAAAGCACTTGAGAAAAATTTATCAAGACCCCATGACAAAAGATGGGGAATGGGAAAAAATTTTGGATTCAGGTGGTGGTATTAAGGGAGTGTACAGCAAGAGTACCGACAAACCTTTAAAAACAGGCGGTTTTACAAAAGAATATAAAGATTTTGAGGATTCCGAAAAATATAGCGACTGGAAGTTTACACATCTGCTCAAAACGGTGAAAGGAAAAAAATGAATAAAATAAAAAGGCTATCTATTGCTGTATTGTTTTTATCTTTTATCTGGGGCAGTCATGCCTTTTGCGAGTCGATTGATGAGCTTGTAGACGAATTCGGGGTTGAATTTGAATCATTGAAACCGCTGCCCAATAGTTCCATTAATGCAGATTTTAAACAGGCTCAAATAGCTCTTGGAGCGGTTTATACGATCAAGGCGCTCAGGTTGTTGCACATCCAGAACCAGGAACTGATTAACAAAAAAGACGAGATAAAAGATAAATATGATGAAATCATTGAACAAAACAGGGAACTTATCCGGCTGCTTTCAATTCTTGTAAAAAAAGAGACCAAAAACAATCGGCTGCTCTCAATTATGGTAAAAGAAAATCTTAATGAATCAGGTACCGAATATAGATTTTCAGATAATTAATTCATAAGGCTATGGGGAAAACCCGAGGGAACTGTAGTCCTATAGCCCCCCAGTCGGTTCTATCCCCAGTTCGCTAATCTTGTACAGCAAGGTCTTGTAACTGATCTGTAAAATTTTTGACGCTTTGCTCCGGTTCCAGTGAGTTTTGGATAGCACCAAAGCAATTGCTTTCTTTTCGGCCCTATCCGAAGCTTTTTTTTTGATTTTTTTCAAAGAAAAATTTGAAAAATCCGGTTCTCCCGACTCCTTGATCTCATTAGAATGTGGCAGCGTTGTAGCAACCTGTTTTTCATTTGTACCCTGTTGGCTCTGGTCGGCTGCATATTCAGCTTCTTCTTCAAATTCTTGACGGATGGCTTCAAAATC of Desulfosarcina sp. BuS5 contains these proteins:
- a CDS encoding tetratricopeptide repeat protein, which produces MIIKKFKYKKPILMFLTGMLLFIIGCLGSNQYIKQGQETAAAGDWDKSVEIFQEACKANPDDIEARMMLTKSRWKASMIHIIRGKALLEKKFVDDAILEFKKSVDLNPDNRKADFLIKKANNIKKSDQFFIEGQNLIKDRKYLQARKAFQKAVRLNPENKEAVTALGYYRKLVEDAPKFRLKYKSDTPVSLKFKQTPIINVFEVLTKIAGINFIFDKDMKESKVTLFMNDVSFDRFLEVLLKTNDLAARAVDEKTLIIYPDTPAKAKEYQDLKVRTFYLANLKAQKAIGLFSKILKARDITANEKLNSLVIRGSKEVIEIASKIIEANDRLPAEVVMNVEILEVSKTKEQQFGLEYSESFTIGIGEKTDGISSDTGLVGWISMADLERLSNKELIMTTPQATLNLLKQDTDTKILANPQLRVKNAEKASILIGERIPLRVNRRVDSSTGDVTSDYQYHDVGVKMEVEPVINMDGEISMSLLLDVSSLGPNVGTVDDPQYSINTRTAQSVLTVKDGDSVIFGGLIKDIERETIRKVPFIGDIPVIGHLFSNLDSDNIETDIIMVIKPVIIRNQTVPQHDIVEMWSGKEKSFSLREPHESYAAQNDNYLDRPEEQHLEKLLSDINKVVNHDKAEVIIEN
- a CDS encoding type II secretion system protein; translated protein: MDAGRIKAETGIYGIYGITLIELIVTMAILSILAAGIIPLTRATYKRTRELDLKQNLRIIRTALDEYKRFVDEGEIPKEALSSGYPKTLEELVDGVELQGQVKFKKKFLRRIPKDPFSEDGSWGLRSYFDEPDSETWGGQDVYDIYSLSDKQAIDETWYRDW
- a CDS encoding type II secretion system protein, coding for MPTMMNRKGYTLIELVIVMAIIAILATIAQPNYERSRIKAKETSLQRSLFIFRDVIDQFYADHGLYPENLNELCDKKYIRAVPKDPFTGSADTWIIIPPEDAEEEGGGIYDVHSGSDKVSLSGVPYNEW
- a CDS encoding type II secretion system protein — protein: MNGESLNVKSAGFTYISVLILVVIAGIALTGASRYWSIAVKRDKEAELLFRGDQIEKAIESYYNSAKGGQQKYPRTLKDLLKDNRHHIIKKHLRKIYQDPMTKDGEWEKILDSGGGIKGVYSKSTDKPLKTGGFTKEYKDFEDSEKYSDWKFTHLLKTVKGKK